A window of the Gemmatimonadota bacterium genome harbors these coding sequences:
- a CDS encoding VOC family protein — protein MAYLRHLALRCRDVSVSQRFYEDVIGFTFIGRRGNGEAVDLSDGTANITLLPHDDPSRPSLEEGEEYIHFGVLVDDLHAAWHRVRNWGAKAPKTVKGRDAISSDTPPEIAFKAIDPDGNIVDISGDRDEWRGVKI, from the coding sequence ATGGCCTATCTGCGTCACCTCGCATTGCGGTGCCGGGACGTGTCGGTCTCGCAGCGTTTCTACGAGGATGTGATCGGCTTTACCTTTATCGGCCGGCGGGGCAACGGCGAGGCCGTCGATCTCAGCGACGGCACCGCCAACATCACGCTGCTGCCCCATGACGATCCGTCGCGGCCCTCGCTAGAGGAAGGCGAGGAGTATATCCATTTCGGCGTGCTGGTGGACGACCTTCACGCCGCCTGGCACAGGGTCCGGAACTGGGGTGCCAAAGCGCCGAAGACCGTGAAGGGCCGGGACGCCATCTCCTCCGATACCCCGCCGGAGATCGCTTTCAAGGCCATCGATCCCGACGGCAACATCGTCGACATTTCCGGTGACCGGGACGAGTGGCGGGGCGTGAAGATATGA
- a CDS encoding aminotransferase class V-fold PLP-dependent enzyme has product MITEESGFNFDPKFEDPEKLKALSRRGFMGRIAGGLAAGTALLSMTGKAAAKPPMPEDHLPEPDDVAYWNWVADQYIIRDGVSYMNTGTRGPSPGPVHRAQIAALEGANTDYKSYTSYVYNSDFRAQMREKMAKYLGCKSNEVAFTNNTTEGMVFGTFGIDMEPGDEIVTTNHDHSSGVQPINLRAVRQGTKTVMIDLSAPEYHPPDSPDALLKAFEAAITPRTKMLSFCHINYGDGLVLPVKEICEMARSKGIITLVDGAQPPGMLDLNMHDLGCDMYAGPCHKWMMASMYTGFFYVKEDILDQVWPTLYAGPVNGLTMYGQEPTGFAKVFYEEYLAGASKFELRGSSNAPARVAIDAALDFHNMIGPAAVESRNRYQATRVANALRNMDGVEVYSSPDPRMSAALVSFKVTGVGTRDVNDMLWDRHRIYIRNVTHDEINWDANRTSMHIMVTDAQTDQFIGAIEEIAKEKRL; this is encoded by the coding sequence ATGATTACGGAAGAGTCCGGATTTAACTTCGATCCGAAATTTGAAGATCCCGAAAAGCTGAAAGCGTTGTCCCGCAGAGGGTTTATGGGCCGGATCGCGGGCGGTCTCGCCGCCGGAACGGCTCTCCTGTCCATGACCGGAAAGGCCGCGGCGAAGCCGCCAATGCCCGAAGACCACCTTCCGGAACCCGACGACGTGGCGTACTGGAACTGGGTGGCCGACCAGTACATCATCCGCGACGGCGTTTCCTACATGAACACCGGAACGCGCGGACCGTCCCCGGGTCCGGTGCACCGGGCGCAGATCGCCGCGCTCGAAGGCGCGAACACGGATTACAAGAGTTACACCAGTTACGTCTACAACAGCGACTTCCGGGCACAGATGCGGGAGAAGATGGCGAAGTACCTCGGCTGCAAGTCGAACGAGGTCGCCTTCACCAACAACACGACCGAAGGCATGGTCTTCGGCACCTTCGGCATCGATATGGAGCCGGGCGACGAGATCGTGACGACCAATCACGATCACTCCAGCGGCGTGCAGCCCATCAACCTCCGGGCCGTCCGCCAGGGGACGAAGACCGTCATGATCGACCTCTCCGCCCCCGAGTACCACCCGCCCGACAGTCCCGACGCGCTGCTCAAGGCCTTCGAAGCCGCCATCACGCCGCGCACGAAGATGCTCAGCTTCTGCCATATCAACTATGGCGATGGGCTCGTCCTCCCTGTGAAGGAAATCTGCGAGATGGCCCGATCGAAGGGCATCATCACGCTGGTCGACGGGGCGCAGCCTCCGGGCATGCTCGACCTGAACATGCACGACCTGGGTTGCGACATGTACGCGGGGCCGTGCCACAAGTGGATGATGGCGTCCATGTACACGGGCTTCTTCTACGTGAAAGAGGATATCCTGGACCAGGTGTGGCCGACCCTGTACGCCGGTCCGGTGAACGGACTGACCATGTACGGACAGGAACCCACGGGCTTCGCCAAGGTGTTTTACGAAGAGTACCTGGCAGGCGCCTCCAAGTTCGAACTGCGGGGTTCTTCCAACGCCCCGGCACGGGTCGCCATCGACGCGGCGCTGGACTTCCACAACATGATCGGACCGGCCGCCGTCGAGAGCCGGAACCGCTACCAGGCCACGCGCGTGGCCAATGCCCTGCGCAACATGGACGGCGTGGAAGTATACAGTTCGCCCGATCCCCGCATGAGCGCGGCGCTCGTTTCGTTCAAGGTCACCGGCGTGGGTACGCGCGATGTCAACGACATGCTGTGGGATCGCCACCGTATCTATATCCGGAACGTCACGCACGACGAGATCAACTGGGACGCCAACCGGACGTCGATGCATATCATGGTGACCGACGCGCAGACCGACCAATTTATCGGCGCCATCGAGGAAATCGCGAAAGAGAAGCGCCTGTAA
- a CDS encoding mandelate racemase/muconate lactonizing enzyme family protein, producing the protein MKIEDIASYFIGGGYVIRVRTDSGLTGVGQTACWGYPDAVHQIVERFKDYLVGQNPFRIEHHWQYLYRMSPFRGSALSGAVSAVDIALWDIKGKHFGVPVWELLGGNCRDRVRLHLLGGGGTPEAMLESARNAASEGFTALKFDPLPGGYQDMALDRMIRTARDLVAAAREGGGPDMDLIVEVHRKLTPLTAMPLANALTEFNLYFIEDPIQIDSIMAQGEIARRIGIPVGNGERLNTIWEFQELLAHGGPQYVRPDVALAGGLTHCKKIAAIAEAHHCAVVTHNFLTPLITAASVHLDTSIPNFVTQEYSKGDESEASKLYRTNIRREGGYIPIPRDPGLGVELDDERLEEAVFTPMNTANTLLRSDGSVANSV; encoded by the coding sequence GTGAAAATCGAAGACATCGCCTCGTACTTCATCGGCGGCGGATACGTCATCCGCGTCCGGACCGACAGCGGGCTCACCGGGGTCGGACAGACGGCCTGCTGGGGATATCCCGATGCCGTGCACCAGATCGTGGAGCGGTTCAAAGACTACCTGGTGGGTCAGAATCCGTTCCGCATCGAGCATCACTGGCAGTATCTCTACCGCATGTCGCCCTTCCGGGGAAGCGCCCTGTCCGGGGCGGTCAGCGCCGTCGACATCGCCCTGTGGGACATCAAGGGCAAGCACTTCGGGGTTCCGGTCTGGGAACTGCTCGGTGGGAACTGCCGGGACCGGGTCAGGCTGCACCTGCTGGGCGGCGGCGGCACCCCGGAAGCCATGCTCGAATCCGCCCGGAACGCGGCGTCGGAGGGCTTCACGGCGCTCAAGTTCGATCCCCTGCCGGGCGGCTACCAGGACATGGCCCTCGACCGGATGATCCGCACCGCACGGGATCTCGTCGCGGCCGCGCGCGAAGGCGGCGGTCCCGACATGGATCTCATCGTGGAGGTCCACCGCAAGCTGACGCCGCTGACCGCCATGCCCCTGGCCAACGCGCTGACCGAATTCAACCTCTATTTCATCGAGGACCCCATCCAGATCGACAGCATCATGGCCCAGGGCGAAATCGCCCGGCGGATCGGGATCCCCGTCGGGAACGGAGAACGCCTGAACACCATCTGGGAGTTCCAGGAACTCCTCGCCCACGGGGGACCGCAATACGTGCGGCCGGACGTGGCCCTCGCCGGCGGCCTGACCCACTGCAAGAAGATCGCGGCCATCGCCGAGGCCCACCACTGCGCCGTCGTGACGCACAATTTCCTGACGCCCCTCATCACCGCCGCTTCCGTACACCTGGATACCAGCATCCCCAACTTCGTGACCCAGGAGTACAGCAAGGGCGATGAATCGGAAGCCAGCAAATTGTACCGGACCAACATACGCCGGGAAGGCGGCTACATCCCGATTCCCAGGGACCCGGGCCTGGGTGTGGAACTGGACGACGAGCGGCTGGAGGAAGCGGTTTTCACCCCGATGAATACCGCGAACACGTTGCTCAGGTCGGACGGCTCGGTAGCCAATTCGGTCTAG
- a CDS encoding DUF1189 domain-containing protein, with protein sequence MRRFSLLHPLWMAFYDGAIYEDAARHWRNRTFLYLLLLLALTWIPFTLQMQNQVDDWVSREAPFYIDQVPDLSLSGGELSSSSSRPTLLRDRDGMVLAVIDPTGQYTSLDDTEAPVLVTRTQVFIRGEGDQVDVTSLPDGPPETLTREDLYVIADWTRSLVNTLLFPTLLVLSYAYRAVQTLLYAYVASFFTASTGGALPYRTLLNLAIIAITPAVVLDTVHMLMESPLPDWFWWPACVLLSLGYLRFGIRVTLDAERQAAA encoded by the coding sequence ATGCGTCGATTCAGTTTGCTGCATCCGCTCTGGATGGCCTTCTACGACGGGGCGATTTACGAGGATGCGGCCCGGCACTGGCGAAATCGAACCTTCCTGTACCTCCTGTTGCTGCTGGCGCTGACCTGGATTCCCTTCACTCTCCAGATGCAGAACCAGGTGGATGACTGGGTCAGCCGGGAAGCCCCTTTTTATATCGACCAGGTCCCTGATCTCAGCCTGTCCGGCGGCGAACTGTCCTCGTCCTCATCCCGGCCGACGCTCCTGCGTGACCGGGACGGGATGGTGCTGGCCGTCATCGACCCCACCGGACAGTACACCAGCCTGGACGACACCGAGGCGCCGGTGCTGGTTACGCGCACCCAAGTATTTATCCGGGGAGAGGGCGACCAGGTCGACGTAACGTCCCTGCCGGACGGACCACCGGAGACGCTGACCCGGGAGGACCTGTACGTGATCGCCGACTGGACCCGGTCCCTGGTCAATACGCTGCTCTTTCCCACACTGCTCGTGCTGTCCTACGCGTACCGGGCCGTGCAGACGCTGCTGTACGCCTACGTGGCATCCTTTTTCACGGCGTCCACCGGAGGAGCGCTGCCTTACCGTACGCTCCTGAACCTGGCCATCATCGCCATCACACCGGCGGTCGTGCTGGACACCGTGCACATGCTCATGGAATCTCCGCTGCCGGACTGGTTCTGGTGGCCGGCATGCGTACTGCTTTCGCTGGGCTATCTGCGGTTCGGCATCCGGGTCACGCTGGACGCCGAACGGCAGGCGGCAGCCTGA
- a CDS encoding aldo/keto reductase: MEYRYLGTTGLQVSPICLGTAFRGEIDEHAGIRVIETALDLGCNFIDSAFYGEGRSEKIIGKALKGRREQVVLCTKIFGTAGKGPNFTGLSRFNLMQGVEKSLKRLQTDYIDLYLAHSFDPVTPLEETLSTFDDIVRQGKVRYIGCSNWPVYKVVDALWTSDRRNLEPFVCLQYNYSLLARWETELELMPMARDHGLGLMCYSPLAIGLLTGQFRRGAVPPENSPWGKNPRPGLSRSKYPFDEAMTDKLDGIVQTLIDVGEKYGKTPAQVALAWILDHEEVTAPIIGPDFPEQVEESFGAVGWPLDPEDRTRLDEVSKPDLPGKYA; this comes from the coding sequence ATGGAATACCGCTATCTGGGCACGACCGGCCTGCAGGTGTCGCCGATCTGTCTCGGCACGGCCTTCCGGGGCGAGATCGACGAACACGCCGGCATCCGGGTGATCGAGACGGCCCTCGACCTGGGATGCAACTTCATCGACTCGGCGTTCTACGGGGAGGGGAGGTCCGAGAAGATCATCGGGAAAGCGCTCAAGGGCCGGCGCGAGCAGGTCGTGCTTTGCACCAAGATCTTCGGTACCGCGGGCAAGGGACCCAACTTCACGGGGCTTTCACGGTTCAACCTGATGCAGGGCGTGGAAAAAAGCCTGAAACGGCTGCAGACCGACTACATCGACCTCTACCTGGCCCACAGCTTCGACCCGGTCACGCCGCTCGAGGAAACCCTTTCGACCTTCGACGACATCGTTCGCCAGGGCAAGGTCCGATACATCGGCTGCAGCAACTGGCCGGTGTACAAGGTGGTGGATGCCCTCTGGACCAGCGATCGGCGCAACCTGGAACCCTTCGTCTGCCTGCAGTACAACTACAGCCTGCTGGCCCGGTGGGAGACCGAGCTCGAGCTCATGCCCATGGCCAGGGACCACGGGCTCGGGCTCATGTGCTACAGCCCGCTCGCCATCGGCCTGCTGACCGGCCAGTTCCGACGCGGAGCCGTACCGCCCGAGAACAGTCCCTGGGGGAAGAACCCCCGTCCGGGACTGAGCCGCTCGAAGTATCCCTTCGACGAGGCCATGACCGACAAGCTGGACGGCATCGTGCAGACGCTGATCGACGTGGGGGAAAAGTACGGGAAGACGCCGGCCCAGGTGGCGCTGGCCTGGATCCTGGACCACGAAGAGGTGACGGCCCCCATCATCGGCCCGGATTTTCCCGAGCAGGTCGAGGAATCCTTCGGGGCCGTGGGATGGCCGCTCGATCCGGAGGACCGCACCCGCCTGGACGAGGTCTCGAAGCCGGATCTTCCCGGGAAATACGCCTGA
- a CDS encoding sugar phosphate isomerase/epimerase, whose amino-acid sequence MQIGYTTWGMPKVPVDQALSFLHDLGFDAVELTVLPNYTTAVDGLDAGERRRIKALCSGYGLAMPAVAAHRSLLEEDPDAHRENMRLLKRAVDLSAEWSDGRGAPVLDTVLGGAPEDWETSRDFIFDRVGELVDYAADSGVVIGMEAHVGCALDTAEKSVQLVETMDSPHLGLNFDISHFDVLGMPIEEAVRLMAPHAVHTHVKDQRGRVPDFEFLVPGEGDFDFPAYLRAMHAAGYEGSITAEVSNMVQRKPGYDPFEAAALCYRTLEKAFSEAGVPRP is encoded by the coding sequence ATGCAAATAGGCTATACGACCTGGGGCATGCCCAAAGTCCCCGTGGACCAGGCCCTTTCGTTCCTGCACGACCTGGGATTCGACGCGGTGGAATTGACGGTCCTGCCGAACTACACGACGGCCGTGGACGGGCTCGACGCCGGTGAACGACGGCGCATCAAGGCGCTCTGTTCCGGATACGGCCTGGCCATGCCCGCGGTCGCCGCCCACCGCTCGCTTCTCGAAGAGGACCCCGATGCCCATCGCGAAAACATGCGCCTGCTGAAACGGGCTGTCGATCTGTCCGCGGAATGGAGCGACGGACGCGGCGCACCGGTCCTGGACACGGTACTGGGCGGCGCGCCGGAAGACTGGGAAACCAGTCGGGACTTCATCTTCGATCGGGTCGGGGAACTGGTGGATTACGCCGCGGACAGCGGCGTGGTGATCGGGATGGAAGCCCACGTGGGATGCGCCCTGGACACCGCGGAGAAATCCGTCCAGCTCGTAGAGACCATGGACTCGCCCCACCTGGGGCTCAATTTCGACATCAGCCACTTCGACGTTCTGGGCATGCCCATCGAGGAAGCGGTCCGGCTCATGGCGCCCCACGCGGTTCATACCCACGTCAAGGACCAGCGGGGCCGCGTGCCCGATTTCGAGTTTCTCGTGCCCGGAGAGGGCGATTTCGACTTCCCGGCCTATCTGCGCGCCATGCACGCCGCCGGATACGAGGGTTCCATCACAGCGGAGGTCAGCAACATGGTGCAGAGGAAACCGGGATACGACCCTTTCGAAGCGGCCGCCCTGTGTTACCGGACCCTGGAAAAAGCCTTTTCCGAAGCCGGCGTGCCCCGGCCGTGA
- a CDS encoding dihydrodipicolinate synthase family protein, with product MDMDRFRHHLAGPVASINTPFLENDDIDIDGLRRFVDFCIEAGAGTVLFTPGDSLYSVLTEAEVAELTAFTAGVVNKRALFIASAGFWSTPQTAAFAEYARDRGADAVIVAPPDRGMTVDGLVAYYGAVSRAVPAFILSAGLVSVGVRGALETVERLLDEVPGVVGFKEDFGPDFARGACVRAHDKWVIFAGGQKQTHMDMLPYGCDGYMSTFIKFKPDVAQTYWTAIERGDLDGAADVIARYDMPFFDYLYNTFPAGGDAAQHAVLELAGICGRWRRNPLPDLSDAEMEQLKGFLTDGGMLK from the coding sequence ATGGACATGGACCGCTTCCGGCACCACCTGGCCGGACCCGTCGCCTCGATCAACACCCCTTTTCTCGAAAATGACGACATCGATATCGACGGATTGCGCCGGTTCGTGGATTTCTGCATCGAAGCCGGGGCGGGAACCGTCCTGTTCACGCCCGGTGACAGTCTCTATTCGGTGCTTACCGAGGCGGAGGTCGCCGAGCTGACGGCCTTTACCGCCGGTGTCGTGAACAAGCGGGCGCTGTTCATCGCGAGCGCGGGGTTCTGGTCCACGCCGCAGACCGCCGCCTTCGCGGAATACGCCCGGGACCGCGGCGCGGACGCGGTGATCGTCGCTCCGCCCGACCGCGGGATGACGGTGGACGGGCTCGTGGCGTACTACGGCGCGGTTTCGCGGGCCGTGCCGGCCTTCATCCTGAGCGCCGGCCTGGTGAGCGTGGGGGTCCGGGGCGCGCTTGAAACGGTCGAACGGCTCCTGGACGAAGTGCCGGGCGTCGTGGGATTCAAGGAAGACTTCGGTCCCGATTTCGCCCGGGGCGCCTGCGTCAGGGCCCACGACAAGTGGGTGATCTTCGCCGGCGGCCAGAAGCAGACCCACATGGACATGCTGCCCTACGGCTGCGACGGATATATGTCGACCTTCATCAAGTTCAAGCCGGACGTGGCCCAAACCTACTGGACCGCCATCGAACGCGGAGACCTCGATGGGGCCGCGGACGTCATCGCACGCTACGACATGCCCTTTTTCGACTATCTGTACAACACCTTTCCGGCGGGCGGCGACGCGGCGCAGCACGCCGTCCTGGAACTGGCCGGCATCTGCGGACGCTGGCGGAGAAATCCCCTGCCCGATCTCTCGGACGCGGAGATGGAGCAGCTCAAGGGGTTCCTGACGGACGGCGGCATGCTTAAATGA
- a CDS encoding Gfo/Idh/MocA family oxidoreductase: MKIGIIGHTGCGDYGHSLDQAFVGVEGAEIAALADPDEAGRQEALQRTGAAKGYARYTDMLEREKLDIVVLATHEMSNHLAMVLTAAEQGTHVYAEKPLARTPAEVDAMVEACDRAGVLLIMAHPWRGRPEIQRQAIPMIRDGGIGEPRWARMYGFGGEHGGDQWLIDLYPHFFDFLWQLFGEPSWCQAIITQDGRPARPSDRKEGLFGMGTSAGNGLWAHYQFDGFNAEFESFAGDGIENPYRIDIHGTAGTLVLPGPTQDGPDIYFHPHSNPKPFDDDRWEVLAHERVPGGEKWINAHHRMARSMMDLIEGGKPEYALCHARTARRHIEMAMAAHRSHITGARVVFPFAETGNPFDTWTEEGRS; the protein is encoded by the coding sequence TTGAAAATCGGCATCATCGGGCACACCGGCTGCGGAGACTACGGACATTCCCTGGACCAGGCCTTCGTGGGCGTGGAGGGCGCCGAGATAGCCGCACTGGCCGATCCGGACGAGGCGGGCAGGCAGGAGGCGTTGCAACGCACGGGCGCGGCGAAAGGATACGCCCGGTACACGGATATGCTGGAGCGGGAGAAGCTGGACATCGTCGTCCTGGCCACCCACGAGATGAGCAACCATCTCGCCATGGTGCTGACCGCCGCCGAGCAGGGAACTCACGTATACGCGGAGAAGCCCCTGGCGCGCACCCCGGCCGAAGTGGACGCCATGGTGGAGGCCTGCGACCGCGCCGGCGTCCTGTTGATCATGGCCCACCCCTGGCGGGGACGGCCGGAAATTCAGCGCCAGGCCATTCCCATGATCCGGGACGGCGGGATCGGGGAGCCGCGATGGGCCCGCATGTACGGTTTCGGCGGAGAACACGGGGGAGACCAGTGGCTTATCGATCTCTATCCCCACTTCTTCGATTTCCTGTGGCAACTCTTCGGCGAACCGTCGTGGTGCCAGGCGATCATCACCCAGGACGGCCGTCCGGCCCGCCCGTCGGACCGCAAGGAAGGGCTGTTCGGCATGGGCACCTCCGCGGGAAACGGCCTTTGGGCCCATTACCAGTTCGACGGTTTCAACGCGGAGTTCGAGTCCTTCGCGGGCGACGGCATCGAGAACCCCTATCGCATCGACATCCACGGAACCGCCGGCACGCTCGTCCTGCCCGGCCCCACGCAGGACGGGCCGGACATCTACTTTCATCCCCATTCCAATCCGAAGCCCTTCGACGACGACCGCTGGGAAGTACTCGCCCACGAGCGGGTACCGGGCGGGGAGAAATGGATCAACGCCCACCATCGCATGGCCCGTTCCATGATGGACCTCATCGAAGGCGGAAAGCCCGAATACGCGCTCTGTCACGCACGCACGGCCCGCCGCCATATCGAAATGGCCATGGCGGCCCACCGTTCCCACATCACGGGCGCACGGGTCGTTTTCCCCTTTGCCGAAACGGGCAACCCCTTCGACACCTGGACGGAAGAAGGGCGGTCGTAG
- a CDS encoding aspartate aminotransferase family protein: protein MTYGDRDQLLRDDTYLIHPLQHRDDHDEPLICIRAEGSTLFDIEGNRYIDGLSSLWNVNVGHGRRELAAAAADQIEELGFFSCYAGATNIPAIRLASRLKERAPGALNHTFFTSGGAVSNDSAIKTARYFWQRAGRQDKTTIISRRHAYHGVTIGAMNATGLEAYWEDFGSSLPGYIHIDAPYPYHYRPENPGVGCGEASALALEEAILREGPETVAAFIGEPVQGAAGVIVPPEDYWPRVREICTKYEVLLIADEVITGFGRIGHWFGVSYWDVEPDIITFAKGVTSGYVPLGGIIVSDEIHDCIQNAPGDRKWNHSFTYSGHPTCCAVGLANLDILEREGLIERSRIMGEKLMEGLRTLRTLPHVGDIRGIGLMAAVEVVEDPASRKPYDPASKIGGRIVKNMLENGIYTRCRGDSVNFAPPFVVTAEELDRMINVAGEAIESVTA, encoded by the coding sequence ATGACCTACGGCGACCGTGACCAACTGCTGAGGGACGACACATACCTGATCCATCCCCTGCAGCACCGCGACGACCATGACGAGCCCCTGATCTGCATACGCGCCGAGGGCTCCACGCTCTTCGACATCGAGGGCAACCGCTATATCGACGGGCTTTCGAGCCTCTGGAACGTAAACGTCGGCCACGGCCGGCGCGAGCTGGCAGCCGCCGCCGCGGACCAGATCGAGGAACTGGGGTTCTTTTCCTGCTACGCGGGGGCGACGAATATTCCGGCCATACGCCTGGCCAGCCGCCTTAAGGAACGGGCGCCAGGCGCGCTGAACCATACCTTTTTCACGTCCGGCGGCGCCGTATCCAACGACAGCGCGATCAAGACGGCTCGGTACTTCTGGCAACGGGCCGGCAGGCAGGACAAGACCACGATCATATCCAGGAGACACGCCTATCACGGCGTGACCATAGGCGCCATGAACGCCACCGGGCTGGAGGCCTACTGGGAAGACTTCGGATCCAGCCTGCCCGGATACATCCATATCGACGCGCCCTATCCCTATCACTACAGGCCGGAGAACCCCGGGGTGGGGTGCGGCGAGGCGAGCGCCCTGGCCCTCGAGGAAGCGATCCTGCGGGAAGGCCCCGAAACGGTGGCCGCCTTCATCGGAGAACCCGTGCAGGGCGCGGCGGGCGTCATCGTGCCGCCGGAGGACTACTGGCCGAGGGTACGGGAAATCTGCACGAAGTACGAAGTGCTTCTGATCGCCGACGAAGTGATCACCGGGTTCGGCCGCATCGGCCACTGGTTCGGCGTGTCTTACTGGGACGTCGAACCGGACATCATCACCTTCGCCAAGGGCGTCACCAGCGGGTACGTACCGCTCGGGGGCATCATCGTCTCGGACGAAATACACGACTGCATCCAGAACGCCCCCGGGGACCGGAAGTGGAACCACTCCTTCACCTACTCCGGGCACCCGACCTGCTGCGCCGTCGGGCTTGCGAATCTCGATATCCTGGAGCGCGAAGGCCTCATCGAGCGTAGCAGGATCATGGGCGAAAAGCTGATGGAGGGATTGCGGACGCTGCGGACGCTGCCGCACGTGGGCGACATCCGCGGCATCGGGCTGATGGCCGCCGTGGAGGTGGTGGAAGACCCCGCATCCCGAAAACCCTACGATCCCGCGTCGAAGATCGGCGGACGCATCGTGAAAAACATGCTCGAGAACGGTATCTACACCCGTTGCCGGGGAGACAGCGTCAACTTTGCTCCCCCCTTCGTCGTCACCGCCGAAGAGCTGGACCGGATGATTAACGTAGCCGGAGAGGCCATTGAATCGGTTACGGCCTGA
- a CDS encoding polysaccharide deacetylase family protein, with protein MTGGHLHPWREGCEGAVSLTFDDGMRSQLDRAVPLLAENGLLGTFYVNPRGPDWRGPLAPWKTVAATGHEVGNHTVSHPCSCAFKETRDDCLETMTLDDMEWEIGEGRRRISEAIPGQVDFTFCYPCYHAHVGEGPGRRSYVPVVARHHIAGRGKGDFANHPLTADLHHLYSFPVERQARSGMIGLVEEAMNQGQWAVLTFHGISEGHLSVTEADFSGLCGYLRAHRDRIWTAPVVAVARAVRDWRSAACKQSAAAGAGEPAAGAGNDS; from the coding sequence ATGACCGGTGGGCACCTCCATCCCTGGCGGGAAGGATGCGAAGGCGCCGTTTCCCTGACCTTTGACGACGGGATGCGGTCCCAGCTGGACCGCGCCGTGCCGTTGCTGGCCGAAAACGGTCTACTCGGCACGTTTTACGTCAACCCCCGGGGACCGGACTGGCGCGGCCCGCTCGCTCCGTGGAAGACCGTGGCCGCGACCGGTCACGAGGTGGGCAACCATACGGTCAGCCACCCCTGTTCCTGCGCGTTCAAGGAGACCCGCGACGACTGCCTGGAAACTATGACCCTCGACGACATGGAGTGGGAGATCGGCGAAGGCAGGCGGCGCATCTCCGAAGCCATCCCGGGACAGGTGGATTTCACTTTCTGCTATCCCTGCTACCATGCCCACGTCGGCGAGGGACCGGGCCGCCGGAGTTACGTTCCGGTCGTAGCCCGCCACCATATCGCAGGCCGGGGCAAGGGGGACTTCGCCAATCACCCCCTGACCGCCGATCTGCACCACCTCTACTCCTTCCCCGTGGAGCGCCAGGCCCGTTCCGGGATGATCGGTCTGGTCGAGGAGGCGATGAATCAGGGACAGTGGGCCGTTTTGACCTTTCACGGAATCTCGGAAGGGCATCTTTCCGTGACGGAGGCCGATTTCAGCGGGTTGTGCGGCTATCTCCGGGCACACCGTGACCGCATCTGGACCGCCCCCGTCGTCGCCGTCGCCCGGGCGGTTCGCGACTGGCGGTCCGCCGCGTGCAAACAGTCCGCAGCGGCAGGCGCCGGGGAACCCGCGGCAGGCGCCGGGAACGACTCGTGA